A part of Arachis hypogaea cultivar Tifrunner chromosome 12, arahy.Tifrunner.gnm2.J5K5, whole genome shotgun sequence genomic DNA contains:
- the LOC140177234 gene encoding uncharacterized protein, translated as MSIEKLSTEECQSLYSLLRAEQRPLHEIVADFNSSLPRHRHFTLCSYLLMLLQDKQLNISERIIAFALLVEAYSSQRPASNPFISFIVKVACHEGSEKVVRAFILQLLGVNASNSGKEFLKQSASDYVKGFDQSLHDFPPVDQLQQQFSDKVHHESYHSLFKGGSIKNVVPDPDVPPNCNADSAEFELRPGTKPKLGTGDKDEAVVGLLSNLSLEGLSPHWIRPLPPRLPILDGELVWLNPDDNHELMWDYGMCVDTSRGAAVRDLIAKALKGALAPAQQEQVLVELANDPKLVYHCGLTPRKLPELVENNPLIAVDVLTKLINSPEIAEYFTVLVNMDMSLHSMEVVNRLTTAVELPSEFVHMYITNCISSCVNIKDKYMQNRLVRLVCVFLQSLIRNNIINVKDLFIEVQAFCIEFSRIREAAALFRLLKSLE; from the exons ATGAGTATTGAGAAGTTGAGCACCGAAGAatgtcaatcactctactctctGCTCAGAGCTGAGCAACGCCCACTCCATGAGATCGTTGCAGATTTCAACAGCTCTCTCCCTCGCCATCGCCATTTCACTCTCTGCTCCTACCTCCTCATGCTCTTGCAG GACAAGCAACTCAACATCTCTGAGCGAATAATTGCCTTTGCCCTACTTGTTGAAGCATATTCATCCCAGAGACCCGCTTCAAATCCTTTCATAAGCTTTATTGTAAAa GTTGCTTGTCATGAAGGGTCTGAAAAAGTTGTGAGAGCGTTCATTCTACAATTGTTAGGTGTTAATGCCTCCAACAGTGGCAAAGAG TTTCTTAAACAGTCTGCTTCTGATTACGTGAAAGGATTTGACCAATCATTGCAT GATTTTCCACCTGTAGATCAGTTGCAGCAGCAGTTTTCTGATAAAGTTCATCATGAATCATATCATAGCTTATTTAAGGGTGGTTCTATAAAAAATGTAGTCCCAGACCCTGATGTTCCTCCCAATTGTAATGCAGATTCAGCAGA GTTTGAATTGCGACCGGGAACAAAACCTAAACTTGGCACCGGCGACAAAGACGAAGCAGTAGTTGGGTTATTGTCTAATCTTTCACTGGAAGGATTGAGCCCTCACTGGATCAGGCCCCTTCCACCAAGGCTACCAATACTTGATGGGGAG CTAGTTTGGCTCAACCCTGATGACAATCATGAACTTATGTGGGACTACGGTATGTGCGTTGATACTAGCAGAGGTGCTGCAGTAAGAGATTTAATTGCAAAAGCTCTGAAGGGAGCCCTTGCACCTGCACAGCAAGAG CAAGTGTTGGTGGAGTTGGCGAATGATCCAAAGCTTGTATACCACTGTGGACTAACTCCAAGAAAGTTGCCA GAACTGGTGGAAAATAATCCCCTTATTGCAGTTGATGTTCTCACTAAGTTGATAAACTCCCCCGAAATAGCAGA ATACTTTACAGTACTCGTGAATATGGACATGAGTCTACACTCAATGGAAGTTGTGAACAGGCTAACAACTGCAGTTGAATTGCCTTCAGAATTCGTTCACATGTACATAACTAATTGTATATCATCTTGTGTGAACATTAAG GACAAATACATGCAGAATAGGCTTGTACGACTTGTTTGTGTTTTTCTGCAAAGCCTTATTCGAAACAACATTATCAATG